In the Pectinatus sottacetonis genome, CTTTTCCATTTTATCACACTTTTTATGCAATATTTCTTGTTCCGCCTGCTGCTTTTTATATTCACTTTGTGCTTTTTTATACTTACACAGCATTTTATTATATTTTTCCATATCAGCTAACAGATCTTTTAATTCCTTATCCTGCTTCGATATTTCAGCTATTTTTTGTACACATTGCTCTTTTTCCAATAAAATATCTTTTAATAAATGTTGTTTTTCTTTACTAGCAGTTATTTCTAATTTTAAAGTTTCCTGTTTTTCCTCTATGAAACTTCTCTTATTATCAAGCTGTTGTAATTCTATTTCCTGCTGCTTTACTAAAGTTAAAAGCTTTTCCAATTCATCATAAGAATCCATTTTATCTTTTATTTTACTTACCATCTCCACCACTGGTATGTATTCATTATCATAACATGACTTAGCATATTTATAATTTCCTTCGGTTTTTCCTAATAACCCAGCCGTATTTTTTATATTTTCCCTGCATAAAAATGCTGCTTTACGTGTTTTTTCCAAATAATCCGCATGTCCCAGCTGCACATTATTAAATGCCGCTTTTTTCTCGTTATCCTGAAGTTTAAGCTGCAAGGCTTTTTCCTTATTTTCATCAGTTTCAATATACTTTTTTATAAAATCAATAAATTCATTTACTACAGGAATATCCGGCAATTTTTCTGTATCAAGCTGGATATTTTTTTTATTATGTATTATTTCCATATCTATATACTCAAGTTTTTTTGCAGTTTCATCAGCGGCCTTTTTTATTTTTTCCTGCAGCTGCTGATAACGCTGTGTATTGAATATTTTACGAAAAATTTCACTACGTTCCCTTGTTGAAGATAATAACAAACGTAAAAATTCTCCCTGTGCAATCATTGCAATCTGGGTAAACTGAACACGATCTAATCCCATTAAATTTTCCACAAACTGCGTAACTTCCTTTACACCTGTTATAGGAGGAGCATCCGGCAGCTCAATATATGCCTTCGGTTTAGCCTGAACTGTTTTATCACCACGCTTTGACGGCCGTTCATATTCCGGACTTCGATGTATTTTATACTCACAATTATTATAAGAAAAATATAATTCAACAAATGTAGCCGTATTTTTATCAGCATATTTACTGCGAAACATGTTTGTTTCACGCACTGTTCCACTAGCTTCTCCATATAAAGCATATATAAGCGCATCAAATATAGTTGTCTTTCCTGCTCCTGTATCACCACTTATAAGATATAGTCCTTTTCTACCCAGCTGAGAAAAATCTATTTTTACTTCTCCCGCATAGGGTCCAAAAGCTGATAATATAAGATTTAAAGGCCGCATATCATTCTTCCTCCCAAATTTCCTCAATTATACTTTCTACAAAATCATACTGCTGCTGACTGAAAGATCTATTATTCTGTAATAAATAGAAATCATTCAACATATCTATGGGGCTCTTTTGCAATGTCTTATAATCTATATCAACCATATTAGCTGTTCGCGTTCTTGTATTGTCATAATCTATTTTCATAATATTAGGATATATTGTTCTTAGTTTTCCTATAACATCAGGAATCTCATTCTCATCAGTCAATGTTATCGCTAAATAATCATCAACCCTTGTTCCTTCATAATTAGATTTTAATGTTAAATCCATATATTGTCCGCGTAGTTTTCTCATGTCACGCAATGGGTGCAATTTTTTCTGACTGATATTAATAGCTGTTCCTTTCGCTTTTATTTCAACGCATGTAATTACTTTATCATTATTATATTCAGAGAAAGAATATTTTAACGGAGCCCCTGCATATCTTATAGTTTTTCTGCCTATAGACTGCGAACGATGAATATGCCCTAATGCTGCATAATCAAATGACAGAAAATTTTCTGCTGATACATTGTCGATTCCTCCTACACTTATCTCTTCAGAATCGCTGGTCTTCGCCCCAGTGACAAATTGATGTGCTATTATAACATTGCGTTCATCAGGATTAATTGACATCTTAGAGATTACAGTTTTTACTGCATCATCATATGTTTGTATATCTTCTTCCGGCCATATCTTTTTTACGTGAATAGGTTTTATAAAGGGGAGCATATATATATTTATATATCCATATGCATCTTTCATCTTTGTAGCGGTTATATTGCCATTAAATACCGGTGAAATATACACTCTGCTCTGGCTTAACAGGTCGGCTGCAAATGCCAGTCTATCTGCTGAATCATGATTCCCACTAATAATAAATATATTTGTTCCCAGATTTGACAACTTCGTCAAAAATTTGTCGAACAACCGTACAGCTTCTATTGAAGGGAGCTGTGTATCATATATATCTCCAGCAATAAAAACAGCATCTTGTTTATTATTTTCCAAAAATTTTAGAATTTGCTCCAGTACATATTTTTGGTCTTCCAGCATTGAAAAACCATTAACCCTTTTACCTATATGTAAA is a window encoding:
- a CDS encoding exonuclease SbcCD subunit D, yielding MKFVHLGDLHIGKRVNGFSMLEDQKYVLEQILKFLENNKQDAVFIAGDIYDTQLPSIEAVRLFDKFLTKLSNLGTNIFIISGNHDSADRLAFAADLLSQSRVYISPVFNGNITATKMKDAYGYINIYMLPFIKPIHVKKIWPEEDIQTYDDAVKTVISKMSINPDERNVIIAHQFVTGAKTSDSEEISVGGIDNVSAENFLSFDYAALGHIHRSQSIGRKTIRYAGAPLKYSFSEYNNDKVITCVEIKAKGTAINISQKKLHPLRDMRKLRGQYMDLTLKSNYEGTRVDDYLAITLTDENEIPDVIGKLRTIYPNIMKIDYDNTRTRTANMVDIDYKTLQKSPIDMLNDFYLLQNNRSFSQQQYDFVESIIEEIWEEE